The genomic DNA TGGCTCAGCTTTTCGCGAATAATGCGGGCATTTTCCAGGTAAAAGCTCACCAGTTCCTTAATCTGTGCCTGTCCTGCCTCGGAGTAGACCGCCTCTGCACCCCGCTGCACAATGTAGGAAACGCCGTTAAACTTGGTGGACTGGCGACGGTTCCACAGCTTCCAGAGTTCGACATCTGAGCCGTCTGCCGCCTTTGCCTTCAGCGTTTTAGGTACGACCGTCAGCGCACATCGGGTTCCGGTGAATCCCGCATTTTTGGAGAAAGAGCGAAACTCGATCGCACAATCCCGCGCCCCGTCGATCTCATAAATGGAGTGGGGCAGGGAAGGATCGGTGATAAACGCCTCGTATGCTGCATCGAAGAAGATAATCGACCCGTGCGATCGGGCATAGTTGACCCAGGCTTGCAGGTGTTCGCGAGTGGCAACGGCTCCCGTGGGGTTGTTGGGGAAGCAGAGGTAGATCAGATCGACTTTTTGATCAGGAATCTGCGCCGTGAAGTTATTTTCTGCGGTGATGGGCAGATAAACGAGTCCGCCATATTCGCCCCGATCGTTTGCATCGCCCGTATGTCCTGCCATGACGTTGGTATCCACATACACGGGATACACGGGATCAGTGACGGCGATCGTATTGTTGTCGCCAAAGATATCGAGAATGTTGCCCGTATCGCACTTGGAACCGTCCGAGACAAAAATTTCCGAAGCGTCGATGTCGCAGCCGCGAGCCTGGAAGTCGTACTTAGCAATTTTCTCGCGCAGCCAGCCGTAGCCCTGCTCTGGTCCATAGCCCTGGAAGGTGGAGCGATCGCCCATTTCCTCAACCGCTTTGATCATTGCCGTGCGGCAGGCTTCTGGTAAGGGTTCCGTGACATCGCCGATGCCCAGCCGAATAATTTTTGCTTCCGGATTTGCCTCTGCAAATGCATTGACCCGCCGCGCAATTTCCGGGAACAGGTAGCCTGCCTTCAGTTTCAGGTAGTTATCGTTAATCGTTGCCATGATGGATTCCCGCCGTCTAATCAGAACCGATCTAACCAGAACCATTATTCCGCAGATAGACCGCAGATAGGAGGGCTTAATTCTCCGAAACGCGCAACTGCACATAAACCAGTCCGATCGTCACCAGCAAAAGTCCGATCGTCATTGCCGCCGCACTGCCAAAGTCAAACTGGGCAAACGCCTGCTCGTACAGGTAAAACACCAGCAAACTCGTAGAATTGAGCGGACCGCCCCCGGTCATAATATAGGGCTGCTCGAAGCTGCGAAGGGTGAAAATCACGGTCGTAATGGCGGCAAAGATCAGAGTCGATCGCAGTCCGGGCAGGGTAATGTACCAGAACTGCTGCCAGTCGTTTGCTCCGTCCAGTTCTGCCGCCTCATAGCGACTCTGGGGAATCGTTTGCAGCCCCGCCAGAAACACCACCAGGTTGAAGCCAATCTGCTTCCAGACGCTCAGCAAAATCAGTACGGGCATCGCCCAGATCGGACTGCTCAGCCAGGGAACTGCCTCAAGCCCCAATCGCGTTAACACCTGATTCACCACCC from Leptolyngbya ohadii IS1 includes the following:
- a CDS encoding LL-diaminopimelate aminotransferase → MATINDNYLKLKAGYLFPEIARRVNAFAEANPEAKIIRLGIGDVTEPLPEACRTAMIKAVEEMGDRSTFQGYGPEQGYGWLREKIAKYDFQARGCDIDASEIFVSDGSKCDTGNILDIFGDNNTIAVTDPVYPVYVDTNVMAGHTGDANDRGEYGGLVYLPITAENNFTAQIPDQKVDLIYLCFPNNPTGAVATREHLQAWVNYARSHGSIIFFDAAYEAFITDPSLPHSIYEIDGARDCAIEFRSFSKNAGFTGTRCALTVVPKTLKAKAADGSDVELWKLWNRRQSTKFNGVSYIVQRGAEAVYSEAGQAQIKELVSFYLENARIIREKLSQAGIAVYGGVNAPYVWVRTPNGLSSWDFFDKLLHVCNVVGTPGSGFGAAGEGYFRISAFNSRANVEEAMRRITEKFQA
- a CDS encoding carbohydrate ABC transporter permease — translated: MNSDRLIPWLFLAPALVLLGIFVLYPIAYLVYLSFTAGSFTRAGVHWVGLQNYGRLLTDPDFWQVLGNTAYFTIATVIPSLIIPLGLAVLLNRLMPIGLRDFLRTAYFIPSVTSIAAVGLGFRWLFQTDGVVNQVLTRLGLEAVPWLSSPIWAMPVLILLSVWKQIGFNLVVFLAGLQTIPQSRYEAAELDGANDWQQFWYITLPGLRSTLIFAAITTVIFTLRSFEQPYIMTGGGPLNSTSLLVFYLYEQAFAQFDFGSAAAMTIGLLLVTIGLVYVQLRVSEN